CCCCCACCCACCCGCACTTGCAGCACGCACCTTTCTGGTGAGCTGTGCATGCGAGTAGCTCCTCACACTGGCCCCGTTCAGCTCCAGGAGCCAGGAGCCTGGTGGCACCCCTGCCCTCTCTGCTGGCCCATCCTGCTGCACTGCCAGCTGGAAGGTGCCCTTCGTgcctgcagggaggagaggaggcagTCCGGGCGAGCGGGATGCTGCGCTGGGGAGGCTCATGGTGCTGGCATCCCCCTGCCCACTTTACCTTCTGGACCCGACACACTGAAGCCAAAACCGCTTTTGTCCCGTGTGATGTGGCAGAGGCGCGGGCGGATGTCAGCTGGCAGCATCTGGGACaggtccctgcccagggctttGGCTGCTTCATAGGAGTCTCCATCCAGCACAGCTAGTAGGACTTGATTCCCGCTGGATTTGATCTTCTGCACCACCTGGAGAGACCCAGGCTGTGAACCCTGGGCAGGGCACCCCCTCCAACCACAGCGTGTGGGATCAGGGCCCCAGGGAGCAGCGAGGTCCTGCACCCTCTGTGCCCTTGGCCAGGGAGGACCCGGGCATCCCTGGGATACTCCCAGCTTACCCTGTGGTGTTCCATGTGATCCACGAAGTGGCCGTTGACCTGGAGGAGCCGGTCCCcatcctgcagccccctgcGCTGGGCCAGACCCCCGACCTCGACCTGTCGGATGACATGGCCctggcagcccagctcctcGTTGAGGCAGAAGCCGAAGGTCTCCGTGCTGCCCTTGCTCAGGAGGTAGAAGCGGGGCTCCCCCTTGCCCTCACCATCTGCGTGGGGGCACAGCCTGTGAGCAGGGCCCTGCAGGGACCCTAGCACGAGTTCTTTAACTGCATCCTGGGCTGGGGTctctccatccctgctgccttATGTGTCCAGCTCCCCAGTGTGCGAGGGCTCAGGACCCCAGCAATGCCCAGCTGCCAGAACGCCATGCAGACACAGGGACACCCCGGGGAGATAAGGGTATTTACCCGTGTCCTCGGTCAGCGTCAGGGCAGGGTTGTCGATCCCGTCTTTGGGATTAAATTCAAATTTTCTGAAACGATAAAGGGCAGAAGAGGCGATGTCAGCACAGCACCATGGCCTTCCCACCACCCTCCCCAACCTCGCCATGGGGAGCCCCGTTCCCCCCAGAAAGGGCCAGCGGGGACCACAGCTCCTGTGCCTCCTCTTCCCTGGGGAAAGCCAGGAGGAGATTTCCCTCTCGGACTGTGCCCCACATCCCACCCGAGCCAACAGCTCAGGAAAGACcttcctggggcaggcagcagggactggCAGCTGTGACCCACACCACCTCAGCTGAGGATGTGCCCCAGTACATCCCAGCTGTGGGGCCATGAGCCCCGGGAAGCCCCCAGCCAGGGAAGGGGGGGCTCAGCACTTACATGATAGACTTCTTGTCACCCTCGAGccctgcagagggagaggagaggtcagtgcaggaggtgGCGGGCCAGGAGCAGACACCCTGCGCTCATGCACTAGGGGCTTGTCCATTTGCAGGCTGAGCATGCCATGCCAGCGGAGATGCTTGCCGAGTCCgcgcagcccccccagcccctctgtcCCCCAGCTACAGCCTGCGTCCAGGCACAGCTTGGCTCTTGACCCCATCACCAGTGTCCTCTTGGGTTTCAAAGCAGCAGGACATCTGCTTGGGTCCAATGGGcacctgctgcccagcccagcagggtcCTGCAACACCAGGGGcaaagcagggccaggcagcatTATGCAGATGGTGGGTAGTCCTGGGGGTTTACAGGGCTTTTGAGTGAGGGATGGGAAGGGTCACCAGGGCCCCAGAGAGCTGGCTGGAGCCAGGAGATGGAGCCAGAGACCTTCCCCTGCGCACCTTCCCATAAAACCCCTCCCCACCTCTTCCAGCAGAAGGACGCCCAAACCCAAGGAGAGGAGATTCCCGCCAAGTGCCCCCACAATTTCCATCTGCATTTTCCTGGACGCCTCCAGCTCCTTTCTGTGGCCTGCCTGGGCTCTGACGTTGCCTTGCTCCACGCAGAAGCAGGGCCCGGAGACGTGCATTTGGGGAAGGGTCTCCGCAGGACGAAGCCCCGCTGCCCTGGCACATACCTTTTGTTTGCTTCATGGCTGCAGGGAATGCAAGAGGGAGCAAGGTACAGGGTGAAGTGGCAGGGAAGCCAGTGTCCCCGCCTCTTCCAAGACGCCCCAGGTTTAATGGTTAAACAGCCCCGACGTCTCCCCTGCTCTCCCAACCCcagggcactgccagccctcacccagcagagctgggagcagggaccAGCAGCCTGGGACACCCAGCTTGGGAAGAGATCCTGGTGGCCCAGCTTCCAGCTGCTCCCAAGGGCAGCCCACAGTAGGGAAGACCAGCTGTTTTGGCATGGGCTGGAGCAGAAGTGGGCTGCCCCATCCTAGTCCcatgagatggggaagggccAGGGCCCcccactccagctgctggagggatggctgcaccagcagctccacatTCCTCCCCCAGGAAGGGCCCGGAGAGGAGACTGAGTCACAGCACTAGTGTGCTTCAGTGGAAACAAAGCGGTGCACTTTAATGCTACCAAAGGTTTCACAAACAACCCTGAgtcctgcccctctgccacTGCTGGGGCTCGTGGCTGGGCCAGCTGTGGCCAGGGTGCAGGATCTGGGTCTCTACAAGCCCAGAAGAACAAGTCCCATTTGCTCCTGGCCTGGTCTCCGTACAGTTCTCCCACACTTCAGCCTTGCCCGCAGACGATGGCTGAGCCCCACATACCCAGCACCTTTGGCAGCCTTGGTAGCACCCGACCACTAGGCATCTCCACGTGGATAAGGACGCAGGAGATGCGCTGCTGGGGCACGCTCCGGTGCTTCCCcgccagcagcactgctccctcCCTGGCTGGGCGGATGGGCAGCAGGCTAGAGGGTCCCGTGCTGCAGTTGCCCCAGCATCTTCTTGACCTCGCTCTCGACCCGCAGGAACTTGGCTTTCCTCCAGGGGTTGGCAGTCTGTCTCCGACTGCTCTCCAGGTCCTGCAGGATGAGGGCAAGGTGCTGCCGAACCCGCTCACGGTCCCAGAACGGCAGGTTCCTCTGCACCACGTTCAGGATATTGGGCCAGTAGTCAGAGACGTCGGTGCCTGCTGTAAGGAAGACCAGTGCCCTGACGCCATCCCGGTCCATGCGCAGGCTGTGAAGCGCCCGCTTGCCATCCTCACTGATGTCGTTGAAGTACAGACTGTGGGTTGGGAGAAAAGGAACGGGAGACACCGTGAGGGCCAGGGGGCAGGACGGCGAGGCAGAGAggagctccctgctccctgccacaggGAGGGACGCTGGGCTGGAGGCATCGCCTGCAAGAGGGAAAAGCTGGGACAGAGTGAACTCACTGCACTTTGTCCAGCGTCGCGTGCTTTTTGGCCACCTCTACCACGTGCAGGGCAGATGTGTCTGTCAGGGAGTTGTAGCCCAGGTTGAGCTCCTGGAGATGCTGGTTCTCAGCCAGGTGCTGAGCAATGACCTCGGCACCCTGGTCCCCCAGGGCAGTGTGCAGCAGGGACAAATGGGTCAGCGAGCGGTTGCCTGCCAGCGCCTCAGCCAGGTATTgtgccccctgctcccccaagGGGTTATTTGCCAGCCTGCGGACAGAGGAGCTCAAGGCAATGCcaaggctgggcagggggccCAGGGCCAGGGCACGTGGTGGGCAGCAGAGACGGTTTCATGCAAGGACAGAGGCAGTACTCACCGCAGGTTGCTCACCACACACTTGTCATGCAGGAGCAGGTCACGGATCTCCTTGCAGGCATCAGAGCCCAGGCTGTTGAGCTGCAGGCTGAGGCAGAGCAAGACAGTGGGGTGGCAGGACTGAAACGGCTGTTACCCGTAGGGCTGGCAACCTTGTTCTCTTGGCCctccccatcaccaccacccccccccggctccccagAGAAGGCCACACAAGGCTCCGTCCCCAAAAGGGAGCACACCGAAACCGCCCCGGAGCTTGGGTAGCATCCGCCAGCAGAGCcagcgccagcagcagcaagggaggGGAAGGCGTGCAGGGTCCACAGGGGGCTGAGTGAAGGTCTGAGGAGGGATGAGGACCCCACCAGGACCTCCTGAGCATCTGGAGGAAGGAAGTGCCGCACAGCCCCGCTGCACAGCCGAGTCCATCTCTGCCGAGCACGGCTCGCCACCCGCTGGGCGGCCGGGAGGCTGCAGCCACCGCCGGCCTGGAACCGAGCCCACccccccgcgcagcccccgctCCCACCCTTGGGCTGCGTATCCCCCAGCTCGGAGCAGCGGGTGATGCAGAGCCCGGTGCTGAGAGCCGCCCGGagtcctgcaggcaggggcGGGGGGACCGCAAACCGCAGCGCGATGCCCGaggaggctgctcagggagcGTTGCACGTTGGAAGCTGTAGTCCCCTAGGTCTGCACTGAGGATGAACAAGGGCTGCGTCTCCTCCCCTACCTTAGCCGTGCTGGGGCTCCCAGTGTAGCCCCGCGATGGGCAGAGGTGAGGGAGAGCCCATTTTTCGAGCACTGCTCGAGGGCAGAAGAAGGTGGTACTCACTGGAGAGCTTTGCATCGCAGCAGGACTGGGAACAGGGTCCTCAGGCTGCTCGTGTCAAGGTTGCAGGAGGTCAGgttcagctcctccacctcATGGCACGTGGTGCCCATGACAGATGCCAGGATAGAGCACTTGAGAGGGGTCATCTTGACGGATGAGAGGTTGACAGTCCGGAGGGAGCGGACGGCCTCAGCTGTGAAGCGCTCGTTCTGAAACTCGTGCAGGAAGAAGAGGTAGTCCATCAGCTCGGAGGGGGGCAGGCCCTTGCGGCTGTTCCTGATGACTGTCTTCTTCATGGCCTTGGCGATCTCAAAGGCTGCCAGGTTCTTGAtggagcagcccagctgctcaAGGATGGCGCGGTTACGGCGGGACAGTATTCCACCCatgaaaatggggaaaagctCAAAGACCTCATCATCAGGGGCTTCATCAGGGTGGCGCATGGGGCCCTCCACGCCCAGGATGCTGGAATTGATCTGGTCCAAAACATCGTCATTGTAGTAGTCCTCCTCTTTGAACAGCTCCTCTGCCATGGTGTGGGCAATAGCATCCCGATCCTTACCGCTCAGCCGGGAGAAGTAGCGAGGGAAAATTTTGAGCAGGTTGAAGAGCACTGGTAGGAAGCGCAAGGGCAGCACCTTGGAGATGATACTCAGAACGACAGCGACATCTTCGCTCACCTTCCCAATGACGTCTGACAGCTCCTTCCCCACTCTCTGCGCCAGGGTCTTCTTCTCACCCAGCACCACATACAGGGCTGCCAGGTACTCCTGCATGGCAGGGATGGTGAAGACAAAGGTGTGCTCTTTGCCCGGCTGCACACATGGAGTGAGGAAGAAGCGGAAGACATCGCTGCGGAAAACCTCCAGGAGGTTGAGTTCACTTTCAGTCTTCATCTCCACTTCAAAGCACTGCTGCAGGTCGTCCTCTGAGAAGCAGGTCTTGCGGGACATCACCCCTTTGTAGGCCAGCTTGCCCATCATCTTGGCCACATACTTCATCATGGAGATGTTGGTGGGGTCAGTGCTGTCCAGCACCTCCCCACTGAAGTTGAGCCTCAGGAAGCTGGTGTAGATGCCCGTCAGGGTCTGGCTGGGAGGTACCGTCCTGGTGAAGTAGAGAAAGTGCAGCGTGGTGCACACCAGCCAGCAGTAAGAGGGCaagaagcaggcagcagctatTTGGTTGTGGCGCTCCAAGTTCCTCGACAACATCTCCACCAAGTTTTCCTGCTCGCCTGAGCCGCTAACCACACTGTCCCCTCCACTACAGCCAGGCTGGCTGAGACGCATCTGGAAGTACAGCTTCTGCAGGTTGGTGTCAGAGAAGCCACAGATCTCAGCGTAGCGGCCCACATACTTGCCAGGAATCCGGCGCACAGCTGATGGGCGCGTGGTGACGATGATGCTGGCCTGGAAGCAGAGGGCTGGGTGAGTTTGGAGATGCTCTGTCCGCAGCTTTGATCTAAGCTCAGCAGGGTCCCAAGTGCATAACCCACGTACAGGTGCGCAAGGGTCACACCACCCGGGGGCTGGGGTGCGAGAAGCTGCTGCCTAAAGGGTGCTGGTTCAAATCTGGCCCAGGCAGAGGGGACAGGActttccccatcccctgctAGACAAGTACCGAGTCTGGAAGGCCACAGCCCAGCAGACCGCCGCCTTTGCCTTCCCAGGCCTCCCTCAAGATCCCACAGAGAAAAACCAGCAACAGCAACACAAGGCCACCTTGGCGAGTCCCTCCAGGAACGGAGGCTGCCTGCTCGCTCACAGCCAGGCTGGACTACGAGCAATCAGCACAACGGCCATGCCTGCCATGCCCTAGGGCTCACCCCAGCCTTCCTCCAGCAtgaaggagctggagggagaCACTGACCTCTGGCAGGAGGTATTTTCGCAGCAGATTGACCACGATGGCGGAGGGAGGCACAGGCTCATTGGGGTCACAGCACAGCTCCGTGCCAGCCAGTCGGAAGTCCAAGTTGAGGCGCTCCAGGCCATTGAGGATGAAAAGCACCTTGAGGTTGGAAGCGCCCAGCATCGGCACCACGTCCCGGAGGTGCTGGTACTTCTTGGTTATGAGGCGCCGCAGGGAGATGGGGGCATGACTCTGGGACAAGTCCTCGCAGGAGAACGGGATGACCAGCTCAAAGCGAGGCAGGCGACCATGGCACCAGTCCACCACCATCTTCTTGATGAGGGTGCTCTTCCCCGTGCCCACGGTACCATACAGCACCACATTCTTCACCTGTCGCCCGCAGGCATCCACATCGAAAAGGTTCTGGAGGCTGATAacctggctgcagggctgctggagctggttCTGGATGGTTAAGTCAGGTGAGGGCTTCAGGATCTCC
This DNA window, taken from Falco cherrug isolate bFalChe1 chromosome 17, bFalChe1.pri, whole genome shotgun sequence, encodes the following:
- the NHERF4 gene encoding Na(+)/H(+) exchange regulatory cofactor NHE-RF4 isoform X2; protein product: MAPQLGCTGAHPQLRWCGSQLPVPAACPRKVFPELLARVGCGAQSEREISSWLSPGKRRHRSCGPRWPFLGGTGLPMARLGRVVGRPWCCADIASSALYRFRKFEFNPKDGIDNPALTLTEDTDGEGKGEPRFYLLSKGSTETFGFCLNEELGCQGHVIRQVEVGGLAQRRGLQDGDRLLQVNGHFVDHMEHHRVVQKIKSSGNQVLLAVLDGDSYEAAKALGRDLSQMLPADIRPRLCHITRDKSGFGFSVSGPEGTKGTFQLAVQQDGPAERAGVPPGSWLLELNGASVRSYSHAQLTRKVRELHMVKGPAGYGFLLKEDDCSSGATGQFLWDVDAGLPAEQAGMKEGDRLLAVNGESIEGLDHQQTVLRIRAHDDQVTLLVIDPAGDEFYHSIGLSPLLSFEDTDPASGSRTPSLPSPRGSPGLCHIEVGPKGPGSWLVAAANSIGITQSPRREEQRRLHQAF
- the NHERF4 gene encoding Na(+)/H(+) exchange regulatory cofactor NHE-RF4 isoform X1 — translated: MAPQLGCTGAHPQLRWCGSQLPVPAACPRKVFPELLARVGCGAQSEREISSWLSPGKRRHRSCGPRWPFLGGTGLPMARLGRVVGRPWCCADIASSALYRFRKFEFNPKDGIDNPALTLTEDTDGEGKGEPRFYLLSKGSTETFGFCLNEELGCQGHVIRQVEVGGLAQRRGLQDGDRLLQVNGHFVDHMEHHRVVQKIKSSGNQVLLAVLDGDSYEAAKALGRDLSQMLPADIRPRLCHITRDKSGFGFSVSGPEGTKGTFQLAVQQDGPAERAGVPPGSWLLELNGASVRSYSHAQLTRKLKQSGTKVTLLVASSAVEEFYRLRGLRVTAALADTSWLPFKVRELHMVKGPAGYGFLLKEDDCSSGATGQFLWDVDAGLPAEQAGMKEGDRLLAVNGESIEGLDHQQTVLRIRAHDDQVTLLVIDPAGDEFYHSIGLSPLLSFEDTDPASGSRTPSLPSPRGSPGLCHIEVGPKGPGSWLVAAANSIGITQSPRREEQRRLHQAF
- the NHERF4 gene encoding Na(+)/H(+) exchange regulatory cofactor NHE-RF4 isoform X3 gives rise to the protein MPSGRVLPRLPKVLGLEGDKKSIIKFEFNPKDGIDNPALTLTEDTDGEGKGEPRFYLLSKGSTETFGFCLNEELGCQGHVIRQVEVGGLAQRRGLQDGDRLLQVNGHFVDHMEHHRVVQKIKSSGNQVLLAVLDGDSYEAAKALGRDLSQMLPADIRPRLCHITRDKSGFGFSVSGPEGTKGTFQLAVQQDGPAERAGVPPGSWLLELNGASVRSYSHAQLTRKLKQSGTKVTLLVASSAVEEFYRLRGLRVTAALADTSWLPFKVRELHMVKGPAGYGFLLKEDDCSSGATGQFLWDVDAGLPAEQAGMKEGDRLLAVNGESIEGLDHQQTVLRIRAHDDQVTLLVIDPAGDEFYHSIGLSPLLSFEDTDPASGSRTPSLPSPRGSPGLCHIEVGPKGPGSWLVAAANSIGITQSPRREEQRRLHQAF
- the NLRX1 gene encoding NLR family member X1, producing the protein MLRATQCQSCLPWGSWAQLRRSLPGSRGTRGVYLCAASVPDVAGSYFLRKILCASSISHPRGCARFQGGSQEHSVQPSSPRRGLNQLKNVASSDAIKKHQKSLSAWFSHQPNEERQFGPSFSMDAVHVDPVIRESSLEEILKPSPDLTIQNQLQQPCSQVISLQNLFDVDACGRQVKNVVLYGTVGTGKSTLIKKMVVDWCHGRLPRFELVIPFSCEDLSQSHAPISLRRLITKKYQHLRDVVPMLGASNLKVLFILNGLERLNLDFRLAGTELCCDPNEPVPPSAIVVNLLRKYLLPEASIIVTTRPSAVRRIPGKYVGRYAEICGFSDTNLQKLYFQMRLSQPGCSGGDSVVSGSGEQENLVEMLSRNLERHNQIAAACFLPSYCWLVCTTLHFLYFTRTVPPSQTLTGIYTSFLRLNFSGEVLDSTDPTNISMMKYVAKMMGKLAYKGVMSRKTCFSEDDLQQCFEVEMKTESELNLLEVFRSDVFRFFLTPCVQPGKEHTFVFTIPAMQEYLAALYVVLGEKKTLAQRVGKELSDVIGKVSEDVAVVLSIISKVLPLRFLPVLFNLLKIFPRYFSRLSGKDRDAIAHTMAEELFKEEDYYNDDVLDQINSSILGVEGPMRHPDEAPDDEVFELFPIFMGGILSRRNRAILEQLGCSIKNLAAFEIAKAMKKTVIRNSRKGLPPSELMDYLFFLHEFQNERFTAEAVRSLRTVNLSSVKMTPLKCSILASVMGTTCHEVEELNLTSCNLDTSSLRTLFPVLLRCKALHLQLNSLGSDACKEIRDLLLHDKCVVSNLRLANNPLGEQGAQYLAEALAGNRSLTHLSLLHTALGDQGAEVIAQHLAENQHLQELNLGYNSLTDTSALHVVEVAKKHATLDKVHLYFNDISEDGKRALHSLRMDRDGVRALVFLTAGTDVSDYWPNILNVVQRNLPFWDRERVRQHLALILQDLESSRRQTANPWRKAKFLRVESEVKKMLGQLQHGTL